The genome window AACCAACTCAGTTTACATTTGGTGGGCTTTTGGGTTGTGAGTCTTTGGATATTATTCTTGGATTTCAATTGTATGCTTTGGCTGAAAAATTGGGCCTGTTTCACATTGATGCTTTCACAGGGACTGCATTATTGGGTTTACTTGGAAGGCAAGGATACTTAGATGAAGCTATGCAGATTTTTGATGAAATGCCTAAAAAGAACTTGGTGACTCTGAATTGTATGATATCTTTGCTTGGAcagtatgaatgtgttgaagaAGCCGTGGTTATTTTCAGGAAGTTAATAAGGAGTGAACTGGCTCCTTCTGAGAGCACTTTCTTGGGCCTATTGTCCGGTTTTGTTGGGGAACTTGATTTAATATTAGGGGAACAAGTACATGGGTTGGTAGTGAAAAGTGGATTAGTTTTTGCAGTATCAGTGAGTAATTCATTGATTAACATGTATGCAAAATGCTCTGGCATCGATAGGACAGAGAAAATGTTTGAGGATGTTTCTGTTAAGGATGTTGTATCGTGGAATACAATAGTTGGTGCAATTGCTAAGAGTGAGAGAGCGGATAAAGCACTGGTTGTTTTCAGGAAAATGAATGCAAGTGGTGTCTTGCCTAATGATATGACACATGTGAGTGTCCTAAACTGCTGCACTAGCCAGCAGTATCGATTGCTTGGGGAGTCCATCCATGCGAAAGTAATCCAGAGAAAGTTTGAATCTGATGTATATGTCGGTAGTGCTTTACTCGACTTTTATGTTAAATGTGATAAATTGGATGATGCTCATCTTTGCTTTGATGAAATATCCGAGAAGAACGTGGTTTCTTGGAACACCTTGATGCTGGGTTACTCGAGTAAAAGCTCTTCTCCTGCTATTTTGCTGCTTCAACAAATGATTCACTCAGGTTATCGTCCTACTGAGTTTTCATTTTCTATTGCTGTGAAATCATGTGCACTATTTGAGGTGCTTCAGCTCCATTCCTTGTCAATAAAAATGGGTTACATTGATAATGCTTACGTCTCTAGCAGTCTCATTTCTTCATATGCAAAAAATAGTTCAGTTGATGATGCCCTAAGGTTTGTCACTACCTATGATATGCCACTTCCTGCTGTCGAGGCCAATATGATTGCAAACATTTATAACAGATGTGGGCAATTTGATAAGACTCAAGAGTTGTTTTCTGACCTTGAAAACCCGGATACTATATCTTGGAATATTTTGATTGCAGCCTGTTCTCGAAATGGTGATTACGAAGAAGTTTTTGAACTTCTTGGACACATGCGGATAGCTAGGATCACTCCCGATAATTACACGTATGTTAGCCTCTTTAGTGTGTGCACCAAGCTTTGTAACCTCGGTCTAGGTAGCTCCCTTCATGGCCTCATTGTAAAGACTGATTTTAAGCGTTGTGACACATTTGTCCGCAATATCATGATTGATATGTATGGAAAATGTGGGAGTCTTGCAAGTTCGATCAAGATCTTCAATGAAATGACGACTAGAAATGTTATCTCATGGACAGCCATTGTTTCAGCCCTTGGACTGCACGGTTATGCATACGAGGCATTGGTGAAATTCAAGGAGATGGATATGACAGGGATTAGACCTGATAAGGTTGCTTTCATAACCGTTCTTTCAGCATGTAGACACGTTGGGTTAGTGAAAGAGGGGATGGAATTGTTTGAGCAGATGAAAGAGAAATATGGGGTAGAACCAGAGATGGATCACTATCTTATTGCAGTCGACTTGCTCGCTAGGTATGGCTATCTGAGAGAAGCCGAGCAGTTAATCACTGGGATGCCTTTCCCCTCAAATGCTCTAATATGGCGCATTTTTTTGGAAGGATGCAAGAAGAAAAGAAGCATAGACGACCCTCGCACTCTTGCTTCATAAAATATTCTCAAGCCAATGGAATATTCATGAAGAGGGTGATGCAGAGTACTGCTATTGAATTTTAGGTAATGATCATGTTGCTTGATGAAGCTTACTTAAGTTTCTGAAATCTGGATGATTAATCGTTTTCCCAACAGCATATAAACAAACAGGAAACTGGTATAGTTGGGTAATGTTGAACGTTTTCGCTCTTTATAAAATGTTGTGTCCTCAACTCAAAGGACCATTGATAAAATGTTGTGTCCTCAACTGGCTACAAGGACCATTGATGATCAAAGAAGAGTAAGTTCCTTGATCACTGATGCAGTTCTAGTTTCTTCTAACGGaaaattaaattcaacagcaagtATGTAGAATATCGAAAGATTTACTTACAGAGATTGACACCTCCAAGCTCATGTAAATGAAGGAGATTGTTTGTGAGATGGAAGTTCTCTAATTCCTTCTTTTTATCTTTTATGGTAGGTGGGGAAGAAACTGTGTCTTGTTAAGAAGTCTCCAACAAGTGAACAATCGAGTCAAGGCTATGGTAATATTAATAGCTCCAATTCAATTGTGAATCCAGTCAGATAGACAAGCTTGCCTTATCAGAAAATGGTGTAAATTAGGCCATAACATCAACAAACTATATTCATTACTTGATATTGTGGAAGTGCATTCTCTCAAGTCTTATTCGATCTTTTCTCTTCGATTATGGAGTTCACAGGAAAACAAATCTTTTGGAGTTGGACTTGGTTCCAATGCGAGAATATGAGTTAGGTTTGAAGATAGGGACAATTTGAGTTTTCTTTCTAATAGTCTCCCTATATTTGTCGTCAAAAAAGATTTTTTACACATTTTTTAAAAATAGGAGTACCATATATGTGATCATAATAATGAAAACCATTGGAAAACAAACTGTTATTGGCGTAAACGTCAAGCGTATTTAGctattttatctttgttaaaTTCAAATTCACATCCACTTACAGAAGAGATGGCTAAAAAGTTTGAAACTGTTTCTGCTGGCTAGACCCCAAAACCAACATAGAGGCTCAACTTGGGAGTCTTATTTTTGGTTATAAAGCTACAAAAATTTC of Nicotiana tomentosiformis chromosome 7, ASM39032v3, whole genome shotgun sequence contains these proteins:
- the LOC104116104 gene encoding pentatricopeptide repeat-containing protein At3g58590 translates to MSNAIIVSLRFSIHSNIQKYFSYALKFHFSTSTENLLSHHPSHGENIKHQRLIQLLQEPHGVQSLDATKALHALTITTGPDPTQPFLAHNCIMSKYSTFGDIRTAHEVFDYMTKRNVVSYNTMISAYSRNGNLFEVWRLFSEMRSCGYEPTQFTFGGLLGCESLDIILGFQLYALAEKLGLFHIDAFTGTALLGLLGRQGYLDEAMQIFDEMPKKNLVTLNCMISLLGQYECVEEAVVIFRKLIRSELAPSESTFLGLLSGFVGELDLILGEQVHGLVVKSGLVFAVSVSNSLINMYAKCSGIDRTEKMFEDVSVKDVVSWNTIVGAIAKSERADKALVVFRKMNASGVLPNDMTHVSVLNCCTSQQYRLLGESIHAKVIQRKFESDVYVGSALLDFYVKCDKLDDAHLCFDEISEKNVVSWNTLMLGYSSKSSSPAILLLQQMIHSGYRPTEFSFSIAVKSCALFEVLQLHSLSIKMGYIDNAYVSSSLISSYAKNSSVDDALRFVTTYDMPLPAVEANMIANIYNRCGQFDKTQELFSDLENPDTISWNILIAACSRNGDYEEVFELLGHMRIARITPDNYTYVSLFSVCTKLCNLGLGSSLHGLIVKTDFKRCDTFVRNIMIDMYGKCGSLASSIKIFNEMTTRNVISWTAIVSALGLHGYAYEALVKFKEMDMTGIRPDKVAFITVLSACRHVGLVKEGMELFEQMKEKYGVEPEMDHYLIAVDLLARYGYLREAEQLITGMPFPSNALIWRIFLEGCKKKRSIDDPRTLAS